A part of Dasypus novemcinctus isolate mDasNov1 chromosome 7, mDasNov1.1.hap2, whole genome shotgun sequence genomic DNA contains:
- the NCL gene encoding nucleolin, with protein MVKLAKAGKNQGDPKKMAPPPKEVEEDSDDEEMSEDEDDSSGEEVVIPQKKGKKAMTAPAKKVVSPTKKAAIATPAKKAAVTPGKKAAAVPAKKMATPAKAVATPGKKGAMPGKAAVVATSGKKGAVAPAKGAKNGKNAKKDDSDEEEDEDSEEEDDDEDEDEFEPAVMKAAVTASASEDEDDDEDEDDDDDDEEDDDDDEDDSEEEAMETTPAKGKKAPAKAVPVKAKSMAEDEEDEDEEDDDDDEEEEDEEDDEDDDDDEEEEEEEEEEPVKEAPGKRKKEMSKQKAVPEAKKQKVEALETTAFNLFVGNLNFNKSAPELKTGISDLFAKNDLAVVDVRIGVSRKFGYVDFESAEDLEKALELTGSKVFGSEIKLEKPKGKDSKKDRDARTLLAKNLPYKVTQDELKEVFEDAVEIRLVSKDGKSKGIAYIEFKTEADAEKNLEEKQGTEIDGRSISLYYTGEKGQSQSQDFRGGKNSTWSGESKTLVLNNLSYNATEETLQEVFEKATSIKVPQNQNGKSKGYAFIEFASFEDAKEALNSCNKREIEGRAIRLELQGPRGSPNARSQPSKTLFVKGLSEDTTEETLKESFDGSIRARIVTDRETGSSKGFGFVDFNSEEDAKAAKEAMEDGEIDGNKVTLDWAKPKGEGGFGGRGGGRGGFGGRGGGRGGRGGFGGGRGRGGFGGRGGFRGGRGGGDHKPQGKKTKFE; from the exons ATGGTGAAGCTCGCGAAG GCTGGTAAAAACCAGGGCGACCCCAAGAAAATGGCTCCTCCCCCAAAGGAGGTAGAAGAAGATAGTGATGATGAGGAAATGTCAGAAGATGAAGATGACAGCAGTGGAGAAGAG GTTGTCATCCCTCAGAAAAAAGGCAAGAAGGCCATGACAGCTCCAGCCAAGAAGGTGGTTTCCCCAACAAAAAAGGCTGCCATTGCCACACCTGCCAAGAAAGCAGCTGTCACCCCTGGCAAAAAAGCAGCAGCTGTACCTGCCAAGAAGATGGCTACACCAGCCAAAGCAGTAGCAACACCTGGCAAGAAGGGAGCCATGCCTGGCAAGGCAGCTGTAGTGGCAACCTCTGGTAAGAAGGGAGCTGTGGCCCCAGCCAAGGGGGCAAAGAATGGCAAGAATGCCAAAAAGGATGACAGCGATGAGGAAGAGGATGAAGATAGCGAGGAAGAGGATGACGATGAGGATGAAGATGAATTTGAGCCAGCAGTGATGAAAGCAGCAGTTACTGCTTCTGCCTCAGAGGACGAGGATGATGACGAGGATGAAGATGACGACGACGACGATGAGGAAGACGATGATGATGACGAAGATG ACTCTGAAGAAGAAGCTATGGAGACTACACCAGCCAAAGGGAAGAAAGCTCCTGCAAAAGCTGTTCCTGTGAAAGCCAAGAGCATGGCTGAGGATGAAGAGGACGAAGATGAAGAAGATGATGACGACgatgaagaggaagaggatgagGAAGATGATGAGGACGATGATGAcgatgaagaggaggaggaggaagaggaggaag AACCTGTCAAAGAAGCACCTGGAAAACGAAAGAAGGAAATGTCTAAACAGAAAGCAGTGCCTGAAgccaagaaacagaaagtagaag CATTAGAAACGACAGCTTTCAATTTATTTGTCGGAAACCTGAACTTCAACAAATCTGCTCCTGAATTAAAAACGGGGATCAGTGACCTTTTTGCTAAAAATGATCTTGCTGTTGTGGACGTCAGAATTGGTGTGTCTAG GAAGTTTGGCTACGTGGATTTTGAATCTGCTGAAGACCTGGAAAAAGCCTTGGAGCTCACAGGTTCAAAAGTCTTTGGCAGTGAAATTAAATTAGAGAAACCAAAGGGAAAAGACAGTAAGAAAG ATCGAGATGCCAGAACACTTTTGGCCAAAAATCTGCCTTACAAAGTCACTCAGGATGAACTAAAAGAAGTGTTTGAAGATGCTGTGGAAATCAGATTAGTCAGCAAGGATGGGAAGAGTAAAGG GATTGCTTATATTGAATTTAAGACAGAAGCTGATGCAGAAAAAAACTTGGAagaaaagcagggaacagagattGATGGGCGATCCATTTCTCTGTACTACACGGGAGAGAAAGGGCAAAGCCAAAGTCAAGACTTTAGAGGTGGAAAGAACAGCACTTGGAGTG GTGAATCAAAAACTCTGGTTTTAAACAACCTCTCCTACAATGCAACAGAAGAAACTCTTCAGGAAGTATTTGAAAAGGCAACTTCTATCAAGGTGCCCCAGAACCAAAATGGCAAATCTAAAGG GTATGCATTTATAGAATTTGCTTCATTTGAAGATgctaaagaagctttaaattcctgtaataaaagagaaattgagGGCAGAGCGATCAGGCTGGAGTTGCAAGGGCCCAGGGGATCACCTAATGCAAGAAGCC agccATCCAAAACCTTGTTTGTCAAAGGTCTATCTGAGGACACCACTGAAGAGACATTGAAGGAGTCATTTGATGGCTCCATTCGTGCCAGGATAGTCACTGACCGGGAAACAGGATCTTCCAAAGG GTTTGGTTTTGTAGACTTCAACAGTGAGGAAGACGCCAAAGCTGCCAAGGAGGCCATGGAAGATGGTGAAATTGACGGAAACAAAGTTACTTTGGACTGGGCCAAGCCTAAGGGTGAAGGTGGCTTTGGGGGTCGTGGTGGAGGCAGAGGAGGATTTGGAGGCCGAGGTGGTGGCAGAGGAGGCCGAGGTGGATTTGGTGGTGGCAGAGGCCGAGGAGGTTTTGGAG ggcGAGGAGGGTTCcgaggaggcagaggaggaggagaccaCAAGCCACAAGGAAAGAAGACGAAGTTTGAATAG